A genomic segment from Aegilops tauschii subsp. strangulata cultivar AL8/78 chromosome 1, Aet v6.0, whole genome shotgun sequence encodes:
- the LOC141032179 gene encoding uncharacterized protein — protein sequence MAGIVHKEFPELAQTGLNYLSWSSDCEIFLQGKTLLRAIGKGAQLAVTDPKFETENAQALHFLRHHLSPTLKDEYMAERSASGLWTALKQRFERLKYTVKPRAEAEWIRMRFADFKTVGEYNSALHRICTTLRLCGTEITDSQKIEKTLSTFHPDAVQSSRNYRQGNYTRYSELIDVL from the coding sequence ATGGCCGGAATTGTCCACAAGGAGTTTCCTGAGTTGGCCCAGACAGGGCTGAACTACCTGTCATGGTCCTCGGACTGCGAGATCTTTCTCCAGGGCAAAACCCTCCTGAGGGCGATCGGTAAGGGGGCCCAGCTGGCCGTCACTGATCCCAAGTTCGAGACTGAGAATGCGCAAGCTCTGCACTTTCTCCGTCATCACCTGTCACCTACTCTGAAAGATGAGTATATGGCTGAGCGCAGTGCTTCTGGCCTTTGGACCGCTCTTAAGCAGCGGTTTGAGCGGCTGAAGTACACTGTGAAGCCACGTGCGGAGGCAGAGTGGATCCGTATGAGGTTTGCGGACTTCAAGACGGTTGGGGAGTACAATTCGGCTCTGCACCGGATTTGTACGACTCTTCGGTTGTGTGGTACTGAGATTACCGACTCCCAGAAGATTGAGAAAACCCTATCCACTTTCCACCCCGACGCGGTCCAGTCCTCACGGAACTACCGCCAGGGGAACTACACGAGGTATTCAGAGTTGATTGACGTCCTCTAG